One Halococcus hamelinensis 100A6 DNA window includes the following coding sequences:
- a CDS encoding maleate cis-trans isomerase family protein, with the protein MADSYRVGMIVPSSNVTMETEIPAMLQARPGHYQEDFTFHSSRMRMQSVTQEELERMDEHSEDCATLLSDARCDVLAYACLIGIMAQGPGYHEESESKLHRKTVENDGAAPVVTSAGALVRALERLEAENVALIAPYMEDLTRTVIDYFEHAGVSVVDYEALECPDNLEVAKLDQRNLMNIAEGLDTDSADALVLSSCVQMPSLASVQAAEDKFGLPTFSAASATTYEILDRLGLSTQVQGAGRLLDGGMNEQNRHR; encoded by the coding sequence ATGGCAGATAGCTACCGGGTAGGGATGATTGTTCCCAGCTCGAACGTTACGATGGAAACGGAGATACCGGCGATGCTGCAAGCACGACCCGGGCACTATCAGGAGGATTTTACCTTCCACTCTAGCCGGATGCGAATGCAGAGTGTGACCCAGGAGGAACTCGAACGAATGGACGAACACTCCGAGGACTGTGCGACTCTTCTGTCGGATGCGCGGTGTGACGTTCTTGCGTACGCTTGTCTCATCGGGATAATGGCCCAAGGCCCCGGATACCACGAGGAAAGTGAGTCGAAGCTCCACCGGAAAACCGTCGAGAACGATGGTGCTGCACCCGTTGTCACGAGTGCTGGAGCGTTGGTGCGGGCACTCGAACGGTTGGAGGCCGAGAACGTAGCGCTCATAGCACCGTATATGGAGGACCTCACTCGAACGGTGATCGACTACTTCGAGCACGCAGGTGTCTCCGTAGTCGACTACGAGGCTCTCGAGTGCCCCGACAATCTCGAGGTCGCGAAGCTCGACCAGCGTAACCTCATGAATATCGCTGAAGGGCTCGACACGGACAGCGCCGATGCGCTCGTCCTCTCGTCGTGCGTGCAGATGCCCTCGCTTGCTTCGGTTCAAGCCGCCGAGGACAAATTCGGTCTTCCAACGTTCTCTGCGGCATCTGCAACGACCTACGAGATCCTCGACCGACTCGGTCTTAGCACCCAGGTCCAGGGCGCAGGACGTCTTCTCGACGGTGGAATGAACGAACAGAACCGACACCGATAG
- a CDS encoding YjiH family protein encodes MFGSESWQDDDHISGESVSPEQKSIGDTERTEKRLQPTLKFLVAFGVGAFFFLFPVQYEGQTTIPLDVLLGFVQSTSLLAVELFVLFVIFFGAILTSISMIHSHDIVDLNGRLGDSIQPGYWQTSNLFWAFRVVAIPLALAMFFEVGPDWLLSDAIAGTSWDVLMITIVLVIPIGGIFVNLLAELGGLEFIGTLAQPVMRPLFNLPGRSALDSAASWLGSFSIGYYLTRNVFDRGGYNKREVFAICTCFATANLGSVGAVAAILGVLNIFPVLLLLYLIATLTVAVILVRLPPLSTVPEEYIAKPDPEPKFSGSVTDYFQFAFNEGVKTAEEGKSILRAGIDGFVDGTKLTATILGTIMTIATAVLLLVAYTDVFELLATPVVPVMDVLGIPDPETAAIAIIAGAGEYFVGATVAVETDVLTKSFVVIVTSAQAIFFAASAPMMVDMFDDIPMRFRDLTVLLVLRTALLIPIAAGLTHAAASLGLI; translated from the coding sequence ATGTTCGGGAGCGAAAGCTGGCAAGATGACGATCACATCTCGGGAGAGTCGGTGTCGCCTGAGCAGAAGTCGATAGGTGATACGGAACGTACCGAGAAGCGACTCCAACCGACGCTGAAGTTCCTCGTTGCATTCGGCGTCGGCGCGTTTTTCTTCCTCTTTCCGGTGCAGTACGAGGGGCAAACGACGATACCGCTCGATGTTCTCTTGGGATTCGTACAGTCTACGTCCCTGCTCGCTGTAGAGCTGTTCGTGTTGTTTGTGATATTCTTCGGTGCGATCCTGACAAGCATATCGATGATCCACTCGCACGATATCGTGGATCTGAACGGACGTCTCGGCGACTCCATCCAACCGGGCTACTGGCAGACATCGAATCTCTTCTGGGCGTTTCGTGTGGTCGCGATACCCTTGGCTCTAGCTATGTTCTTCGAAGTCGGTCCGGACTGGCTGCTCTCCGACGCTATCGCCGGTACGTCCTGGGACGTTCTCATGATTACGATCGTACTCGTCATTCCGATCGGGGGGATATTCGTCAACCTTCTGGCCGAGCTCGGAGGGCTCGAATTTATCGGCACACTGGCCCAGCCGGTCATGCGACCGCTATTCAATCTCCCCGGTCGTTCGGCGCTCGACAGTGCAGCCTCGTGGCTCGGCTCGTTCAGCATCGGATACTACCTCACTCGTAACGTCTTCGATCGTGGTGGGTACAACAAACGTGAAGTGTTCGCGATCTGCACCTGCTTTGCGACGGCGAACCTCGGGAGTGTCGGTGCGGTCGCTGCCATTCTCGGTGTGTTGAACATCTTCCCGGTTTTACTCCTCCTGTACCTGATCGCAACGCTGACCGTGGCCGTGATCCTCGTCCGTCTTCCACCACTCTCGACCGTTCCGGAGGAGTATATCGCGAAGCCGGACCCGGAGCCGAAGTTCTCCGGCTCCGTGACGGACTACTTCCAGTTCGCCTTCAACGAAGGGGTCAAGACTGCCGAGGAGGGCAAGTCGATCTTGCGAGCGGGGATCGACGGGTTCGTCGATGGAACGAAACTCACGGCCACCATTCTCGGTACGATAATGACGATAGCGACCGCCGTTCTCCTTCTCGTTGCGTACACGGACGTCTTCGAACTCCTCGCAACCCCGGTCGTTCCGGTGATGGACGTTCTCGGCATCCCCGACCCGGAGACTGCTGCGATAGCGATCATCGCCGGTGCCGGTGAGTACTTCGTGGGTGCAACGGTCGCTGTCGAGACTGACGTTCTGACGAAGTCGTTCGTGGTGATCGTAACGAGTGCGCAGGCGATCTTCTTCGCTGCGTCGGCCCCCATGATGGTCGATATGTTCGATGACATCCCGATGCGGTTTCGTGACCTCACTGTTCTGCTCGTGCTCCGGACCGCGCTACTCATCCCTATCGCGGCTGGGCTGACTCACGCGGCTGCCAGTCTGGGTCTGATCTAG
- a CDS encoding aldehyde dehydrogenase family protein — protein MTRSQPSPHGIDGDWNRLYIDGEWREADGGETIEIEDPSTRENVATVPAATESDVDAAYEAAAAAQSDWRETPPARREEVLRAVLGSLDEYEDEIIELIASEAGGTRGMGETSLHLATDQTAEAVTLPRRMKGEHAASNIPGKENIVERVPQGVVTVISPWNFPLNLSMRAVAPAIAAGNAVVLKPATNTPIVGGLLFARLFEEAGLPEGILNVVTGFGSDIGDRVAGHPESDVVAFTGSTEVGRRVAASAGENLAVAAMELGGNNAHIVTDDADIDAAVDAGVFGSFTHQGQVCISINRHLVQEDVYDEYVTKLSERAQELPAGSAHEQVAVGPIIDESQRDQMLGYVEETIEAGATLETGGETVELDDVEDSLVVAPTVLSDVSNDMAAACNEHFGPIAPIIPFSDVDEAVELANATEFGLSGSVHAGDVASGKRIAERIETGMIHVNDQPINDEAHVPFSGTGASGVGGYNSEDILDEVTEKKWISLQHEPREFPF, from the coding sequence GTGACTCGATCACAGCCATCACCACACGGAATCGACGGGGACTGGAATCGTCTCTACATCGACGGAGAGTGGCGGGAGGCGGACGGGGGCGAGACGATCGAAATCGAGGATCCGTCGACACGTGAGAACGTAGCGACCGTACCGGCCGCGACCGAATCCGACGTCGATGCGGCCTACGAGGCTGCCGCCGCAGCACAGAGCGATTGGCGAGAGACACCGCCGGCTCGTCGGGAGGAAGTTCTCCGGGCGGTGCTCGGATCGCTGGACGAATACGAAGACGAAATAATCGAACTCATCGCTTCCGAGGCGGGCGGTACCCGTGGAATGGGAGAGACGTCGCTTCATCTGGCGACCGACCAGACTGCCGAGGCCGTGACGCTTCCTCGGCGGATGAAAGGCGAGCATGCCGCTTCCAATATCCCCGGAAAGGAAAACATCGTCGAACGCGTGCCACAGGGCGTCGTGACGGTCATCTCGCCGTGGAACTTCCCGCTCAACCTCTCGATGCGAGCGGTCGCGCCCGCGATCGCGGCTGGAAACGCTGTCGTCCTCAAACCGGCCACTAACACGCCTATCGTGGGGGGCTTGCTGTTCGCGCGTCTATTCGAAGAGGCAGGGCTGCCCGAGGGGATCCTGAATGTCGTCACCGGTTTCGGTTCCGACATCGGCGACCGTGTCGCGGGTCATCCCGAAAGCGACGTGGTCGCGTTTACGGGTTCGACCGAGGTCGGACGCCGTGTTGCGGCGTCTGCCGGTGAGAACCTCGCGGTCGCCGCAATGGAGCTCGGTGGTAACAACGCACACATCGTCACGGACGATGCCGATATCGATGCAGCCGTCGATGCCGGTGTGTTCGGGAGTTTCACGCACCAGGGCCAGGTCTGTATCTCCATCAATCGCCACCTGGTACAGGAGGACGTCTACGACGAATACGTGACGAAACTCTCCGAACGGGCACAGGAACTCCCAGCAGGAAGCGCCCACGAGCAAGTAGCCGTCGGGCCGATCATCGACGAGTCTCAGCGCGACCAGATGCTCGGGTACGTCGAAGAGACGATCGAGGCCGGAGCGACACTCGAAACCGGTGGGGAGACGGTCGAGCTCGACGATGTGGAGGATTCGCTGGTCGTCGCGCCGACCGTCCTTTCCGACGTCTCCAACGACATGGCCGCTGCCTGCAACGAACATTTCGGCCCGATTGCACCAATCATCCCCTTCTCGGACGTCGATGAGGCCGTCGAACTCGCCAACGCCACTGAATTCGGTCTCTCGGGGTCGGTCCACGCCGGCGACGTAGCTTCGGGGAAGCGTATCGCTGAACGGATCGAAACCGGGATGATCCACGTCAACGACCAACCCATCAACGACGAAGCGCACGTTCCGTTCAGCGGGACGGGAGCCTCGGGCGTGGGTGGGTACAACAGCGAAGACATTCTCGACGAGGTGACCGAAAAGAAGTGGATATCACTTCAACACGAACCCCGTGAGTTTCCGTTCTAA
- a CDS encoding winged helix-turn-helix domain-containing protein — MNNDSLDVSPRDITILKARVDNPTASTRELSDVLEENYGISLSHNRVNEILRTLSEEGIFRKTILPNKDIFRHYLFRLSFDFSEFAENWQECYEVLLNDPHILMFFTADSGYQWHMLAQFRTDDRMERWVHDFFVEYGVLISHFHNTMLHSVHKFKTEAAIFDNVLAETEEGRRYLEYES; from the coding sequence ATGAACAACGATTCGCTCGATGTGTCACCCCGTGACATCACGATCCTCAAAGCACGCGTCGACAACCCTACTGCTTCAACTCGGGAACTCAGTGACGTTCTTGAGGAGAACTACGGGATCTCGCTTTCCCACAATCGTGTGAACGAAATACTCCGAACGCTGTCCGAGGAAGGCATCTTCCGGAAGACCATCCTCCCGAACAAGGATATATTTCGTCATTATCTGTTCCGGCTCTCGTTCGATTTCTCCGAGTTCGCGGAAAACTGGCAGGAGTGTTACGAGGTGCTACTGAACGACCCGCATATACTGATGTTCTTCACGGCAGACAGCGGTTATCAGTGGCATATGCTTGCGCAATTTCGAACGGATGACCGGATGGAACGGTGGGTACACGACTTCTTCGTCGAGTATGGCGTGCTGATATCTCACTTCCACAACACGATGCTCCACAGCGTCCACAAATTCAAAACGGAGGCCGCGATCTTCGACAACGTGCTCGCCGAAACCGAAGAGGGGCGTCGCTATCTGGAGTACGAGAGCTGA
- a CDS encoding thioesterase family protein translates to MSFVRTWTVRFSDTDPFGIAHYPRMIDAVHETSDMFMEAIGWPYWELHDRHGLGLPLVSMDFDFQGQVAGGDEVAIGLEANVGNSSVEFDYHATHDGETVFEGTEHRVCVPVGADRSVAVPADLRSALEEGDPDSR, encoded by the coding sequence ATGAGCTTTGTACGAACCTGGACCGTACGGTTCTCCGACACGGATCCCTTCGGTATCGCACATTACCCGCGGATGATAGACGCGGTTCACGAGACGTCCGATATGTTCATGGAAGCGATCGGGTGGCCGTACTGGGAACTCCACGACCGGCACGGACTGGGTCTCCCGCTCGTGTCTATGGACTTCGACTTCCAGGGGCAAGTAGCGGGTGGAGACGAGGTCGCGATCGGGTTAGAGGCGAACGTGGGGAACTCCAGCGTGGAATTCGACTACCACGCAACTCACGACGGCGAAACCGTCTTCGAGGGAACGGAACACCGTGTCTGTGTTCCAGTCGGCGCTGACCGAAGTGTCGCGGTTCCAGCGGACCTGCGGAGCGCACTCGAAGAGGGTGACCCCGATTCCCGGTAG
- a CDS encoding FAD-dependent monooxygenase, protein MESGTTDEPVLVAGAGPVGMSTALALHARGIETAILEAEPEDRDRSGSRAIYVHGSTLRTLERVHPGLGTDLVEEGLVWPTRRTMYRGKTVFDRTYESPGGSGEIPHFTSIPQVVTEQYMLEALEDVGVDIHWEAEVDSVSSSAENVRVQTADGREWEAEYVVGADGGGSTVRSEIGADFEGDQSENAFIIADIADERINDDHPDLERLFHYDAPEADGRNVLLVPFAGGWRLDIQCIEGDDPERLSSTEKMREFVGDIMGEEYTDRLDWVSSYYFLQVMADTFIDEHRRVLLAGEAAHLLAPFGARGMNSGIADADEAASAITVALNARTAAVARDEVELFAARREKAAEYNLEAAGQALEYLQGENPITILRKKAAAELSDHFEVAGEWLDDAPYGPHGSPPIVSTGNY, encoded by the coding sequence ATGGAGAGCGGGACTACGGATGAGCCAGTACTGGTAGCTGGTGCCGGACCAGTTGGGATGTCAACCGCGCTTGCATTACACGCACGTGGGATCGAAACGGCCATTCTCGAGGCCGAACCCGAGGACCGGGACCGCTCCGGAAGCCGAGCTATCTACGTACACGGGTCCACGCTTCGAACACTCGAACGAGTCCATCCCGGACTCGGGACCGACCTCGTGGAGGAGGGGCTCGTCTGGCCGACACGTCGAACGATGTATCGTGGCAAAACCGTGTTCGACCGGACGTACGAATCGCCCGGGGGTTCCGGGGAGATCCCACACTTCACCAGCATCCCGCAGGTCGTCACCGAGCAGTATATGCTCGAAGCCCTGGAGGACGTCGGCGTCGATATCCACTGGGAGGCCGAGGTCGATTCGGTCTCCTCTTCGGCGGAGAACGTCCGTGTACAAACCGCCGATGGTCGAGAGTGGGAGGCTGAGTACGTAGTCGGTGCCGACGGTGGTGGGTCGACCGTCCGGAGTGAAATCGGGGCGGACTTCGAGGGTGATCAGTCCGAGAACGCCTTCATCATCGCCGACATAGCGGACGAACGGATAAACGACGACCATCCCGACCTAGAGCGCCTGTTTCACTACGATGCACCCGAAGCCGACGGCCGGAACGTCCTGCTCGTCCCGTTCGCTGGGGGCTGGCGGCTCGACATCCAGTGTATCGAGGGCGACGACCCCGAAAGACTCAGCAGTACCGAGAAAATGCGGGAGTTCGTCGGTGATATCATGGGTGAAGAGTACACCGATAGGTTGGATTGGGTGTCGTCCTACTACTTCCTGCAGGTCATGGCGGATACGTTCATCGACGAACACCGCCGTGTACTACTGGCCGGCGAGGCGGCCCACCTCCTGGCACCGTTCGGTGCCCGGGGAATGAACTCCGGGATCGCCGACGCCGATGAGGCTGCCTCGGCGATCACCGTGGCACTCAATGCACGTACTGCTGCGGTTGCCCGAGACGAGGTCGAACTGTTTGCCGCCCGTCGTGAGAAGGCTGCAGAATACAACCTCGAGGCGGCCGGACAGGCCCTCGAATATCTCCAGGGGGAGAACCCCATAACGATCCTTCGGAAGAAAGCGGCCGCCGAACTATCGGACCACTTCGAAGTGGCCGGGGAGTGGCTCGACGATGCACCGTACGGTCCCCACGGGTCCCCACCGATAGTATCGACCGGAAACTACTGA
- a CDS encoding CoA-binding protein, with translation MGVTDFFDPDGIAVIGASKTPGKLGNDAMTNIRSYDGDVYPINPSSSGRVYGYEFFDSVRDVEADLALCCVPSTTVPEVLEECGQSGVGAAVIFAGGFAEVDEAGRDLQADVVRTAEEHDMTVLGPNTAGYCIPRLGLYGSFVPQIREIETGNVALLAQSGGVGITSSFQLDREEYGVSTMFGLGNRANTGFADLIPVLDDDPQTEAIAVHIEGTEDIENTIAACRNAETPIVIYKVGCENIDEFVRSHTAAPIQSRESYEERLVGEGVVFVSSVTEMLDASRVIADSPRPRGRNVGIVTAQAGPGIIIADELDERGVEFPDLTPESYERIDDLLQGITYTGNPVDTGRPLPEFGEVIDVVARDENIDILVVYEIYEDSLGYPTEELGALSRDVDKPVLFTVAGPAGSLEDERLEMERLGVPTFQAPERGVHAVAALVDLADGE, from the coding sequence ATGGGAGTAACGGATTTCTTCGACCCGGACGGCATCGCAGTCATCGGTGCATCGAAAACCCCCGGTAAGCTCGGCAATGACGCGATGACGAACATTCGGTCCTACGACGGGGACGTGTATCCGATCAATCCTTCCAGTTCGGGACGTGTCTACGGGTACGAGTTCTTCGATTCGGTTCGTGACGTCGAAGCGGACCTGGCTCTCTGTTGTGTTCCCAGCACGACCGTGCCCGAAGTCCTCGAAGAGTGCGGCCAGAGCGGCGTCGGTGCGGCCGTGATCTTCGCTGGCGGCTTCGCGGAGGTCGACGAAGCGGGTCGAGACCTCCAAGCGGATGTCGTCCGGACGGCCGAAGAACACGATATGACGGTCTTGGGACCGAACACGGCCGGTTACTGTATTCCTCGTCTCGGTCTCTACGGTTCGTTCGTCCCGCAGATACGCGAAATCGAGACCGGAAACGTTGCGCTTCTCGCTCAAAGCGGTGGGGTCGGTATCACCTCGTCCTTCCAGCTCGATAGGGAGGAGTACGGCGTGTCGACGATGTTCGGGCTCGGAAACCGGGCGAATACCGGGTTCGCGGACCTCATACCGGTGCTCGACGACGACCCTCAGACGGAAGCGATCGCCGTTCACATCGAGGGCACCGAGGACATCGAGAACACGATCGCCGCCTGTCGGAACGCGGAAACACCGATCGTGATCTACAAGGTCGGCTGCGAGAACATCGATGAGTTCGTTCGCTCGCACACCGCTGCCCCGATTCAGAGCCGCGAAAGTTACGAGGAGAGGCTCGTCGGAGAGGGGGTCGTATTCGTTTCGTCCGTGACCGAGATGCTGGATGCGAGTCGCGTGATCGCGGATTCACCGCGCCCCCGGGGTCGAAACGTCGGTATCGTCACAGCCCAGGCCGGTCCCGGGATCATCATCGCCGACGAGCTCGACGAACGTGGCGTTGAATTTCCGGACCTCACACCCGAAAGCTACGAGCGGATCGACGACCTCCTCCAGGGAATCACTTACACGGGGAATCCAGTCGATACGGGTCGACCGCTACCCGAATTTGGAGAGGTGATCGACGTGGTCGCCCGCGACGAAAACATCGATATACTGGTGGTCTACGAGATCTACGAGGATTCGCTCGGCTATCCGACGGAGGAACTCGGAGCGCTTTCCAGAGACGTCGACAAACCGGTCCTCTTCACCGTTGCAGGACCCGCCGGCTCGCTCGAAGACGAGCGCCTCGAAATGGAGAGGCTTGGTGTACCGACATTTCAAGCCCCGGAACGGGGTGTACACGCAGTTGCGGCCCTAGTCGATCTGGCCGACGGTGAGTGA
- a CDS encoding fumarylacetoacetate hydrolase family protein, with protein sequence MRLVRFDDDRLGLLNDGSIVDVTDRLGLRTNDPLKEYCRNSLDAREYEDEEPDYDLEEVAIESPVRRPGKVIAAPLNYEKHVEEALADKDIVTDEWFTIEDKGYFLKAPSSVAGPEDGIELPFNDRRVDHEIELGFVIGSDIKDIDAEDVWDEILGYTILLDVSVRGDQDRSNRKSYDTFTIIGPCVATPDEVEDPHDLEMELQLNGETRQQENTGGMIYSCADVVEYASIGTTIEAGDVVTTGTPAGVSAITGGDVIDAEIENVGSMTVEVSERDVAFQDINVQKSQQDN encoded by the coding sequence ATGCGACTCGTTAGATTCGACGACGACCGGCTCGGCCTGTTGAACGACGGCAGTATCGTTGACGTCACCGATCGGCTCGGTCTCCGGACGAACGACCCCCTCAAAGAGTACTGTCGCAATAGCCTCGATGCTCGCGAATACGAGGACGAAGAGCCCGACTACGACCTCGAGGAGGTCGCGATCGAGTCACCGGTACGCCGTCCGGGGAAGGTGATCGCTGCACCGTTGAATTACGAGAAGCACGTCGAAGAGGCGCTTGCGGACAAGGACATCGTCACCGATGAGTGGTTCACCATCGAGGATAAAGGCTACTTCCTCAAGGCACCATCGAGCGTCGCGGGGCCGGAAGACGGTATCGAACTTCCGTTCAACGACCGACGCGTCGACCACGAGATCGAACTCGGCTTCGTTATCGGCTCGGACATCAAGGACATCGACGCCGAGGACGTCTGGGATGAGATCCTGGGGTACACGATCCTTCTGGATGTCTCCGTTCGCGGTGACCAGGACCGTTCGAATCGCAAATCCTACGATACGTTCACCATCATCGGGCCGTGCGTCGCGACACCCGACGAAGTCGAGGACCCACACGACCTCGAAATGGAGTTGCAGCTCAACGGCGAAACACGCCAGCAGGAGAACACCGGCGGCATGATCTACAGCTGTGCCGACGTCGTCGAGTACGCATCCATCGGGACGACGATCGAGGCTGGCGATGTCGTGACCACCGGAACGCCGGCGGGAGTCAGCGCGATCACGGGCGGTGACGTGATCGACGCCGAGATCGAAAACGTCGGATCAATGACTGTCGAGGTCAGCGAACGCGACGTCGCGTTCCAAGACATAAACGTGCAGAAGAGCCAGCAGGACAACTAA
- a CDS encoding Gfo/Idh/MocA family protein, with protein sequence MAQYTVAVIGTGPDPRNPTVEGFAMGYRHAEAYRENDDCRLVACVDVVPENATAFAETFGLDEERVFEDYETMLAAVEPDIVSVAVPPAIHEMVVVDCARSGVVDAIHCEKPMALSWPAAQRMVQTCWRRDVQLTFNRQRRFGRPFVAANRLIAKGAIGDLQRIEIGWGDFFDTGAHTVDLAGMFNDDRPAEWVIAQLDYRAEDVRFGAHQENQMFAQWRYDNGVYGLLSTGEGTPMVDAAFVLRGTEGVVRIDVADGPTLEHEHDGVRETVNVDGETIHGTPEDDDRFGSVLQDRSVASAIEALETGEESPIAGRVGLNTTEVLFGGYESVRRRGRVDLPLDGVESPFETMVESGALSPAPTDE encoded by the coding sequence ATGGCTCAGTACACCGTCGCCGTCATCGGAACCGGTCCAGACCCACGAAATCCAACCGTCGAGGGGTTTGCGATGGGCTATCGCCATGCGGAAGCCTACCGTGAGAACGACGACTGTCGGCTCGTCGCGTGCGTCGACGTGGTCCCCGAGAACGCCACCGCGTTCGCCGAGACGTTCGGCCTCGACGAAGAACGCGTCTTCGAGGACTACGAAACGATGCTCGCGGCCGTCGAACCCGACATCGTGAGCGTGGCCGTGCCACCGGCCATCCACGAGATGGTCGTCGTCGACTGCGCCCGAAGCGGCGTCGTCGACGCCATCCACTGCGAGAAACCGATGGCGCTGTCGTGGCCGGCCGCCCAGCGGATGGTCCAGACCTGCTGGCGGCGCGACGTCCAGCTCACGTTCAACCGCCAGCGCCGGTTCGGCCGGCCGTTCGTCGCGGCGAACCGATTGATAGCGAAGGGAGCCATCGGCGACCTCCAGCGGATCGAGATCGGGTGGGGTGACTTCTTCGACACCGGGGCACACACCGTCGACCTCGCGGGAATGTTCAACGACGACCGACCCGCCGAGTGGGTCATCGCCCAGCTCGATTACCGCGCGGAGGACGTCCGGTTCGGGGCCCACCAGGAGAACCAGATGTTCGCCCAGTGGCGCTACGACAACGGCGTCTACGGCCTACTCTCGACCGGCGAGGGGACCCCGATGGTCGACGCCGCGTTCGTGCTACGGGGGACCGAGGGCGTGGTTCGTATCGACGTCGCCGACGGACCGACGCTCGAACACGAGCACGACGGGGTTCGCGAGACGGTCAACGTGGACGGTGAGACGATACACGGCACGCCCGAGGACGACGACCGGTTCGGGTCGGTGCTTCAGGACCGTTCGGTCGCGAGCGCCATCGAGGCGCTCGAAACCGGCGAGGAATCGCCGATCGCCGGGCGGGTCGGCCTCAACACCACCGAGGTCCTGTTCGGTGGCTACGAATCGGTGCGCCGCCGTGGTCGCGTCGACCTCCCGCTCGACGGGGTCGAGAGCCCGTTCGAGACGATGGTCGAATCCGGAGCGCTCTCGCCTGCTCCAACCGACGAGTGA
- a CDS encoding NAD-dependent epimerase/dehydratase family protein produces MDVLLIGGTGLISTGITRGLVAAGHDVTCFTRGETDSTVPESVEFVHGDRDDHDRFTAQVRDLDTDCVIDMVCFTPDQADRAIEAFGDGIDQYVFCSTVDVYHRPTERNPVTEDAARDPPVSQYGADKADAEDRFMAVDDELFATTVIRPWSTYGEGGTLLHSLGTDTRYIERIRAGDPIVVHGDGTSIWGPCHRDDVARAFVATVGNPDAYGEAYHVTSEENITWNQYHRRVARALDAPEPDLVHVPTDQLVAAVPDRTGMLEDHFRFSTVFDNTKARRDLGFTYSIPFETGVKRTVDHLEVHDAIDAGDDPAYDRLVEAWRESTDAFVETVRSEST; encoded by the coding sequence ATGGACGTCCTCTTGATCGGCGGCACCGGACTCATCAGCACCGGCATCACACGCGGACTCGTCGCTGCGGGCCACGACGTGACCTGTTTCACGCGGGGCGAGACCGATTCGACGGTTCCGGAGTCGGTGGAGTTCGTCCACGGCGACCGAGACGACCACGACCGGTTCACAGCGCAGGTCAGGGACCTAGACACCGACTGCGTGATCGATATGGTCTGTTTTACACCCGACCAAGCCGACCGAGCCATCGAGGCGTTCGGTGACGGGATCGACCAGTACGTGTTCTGTTCGACGGTCGATGTCTATCATCGTCCGACCGAACGCAACCCGGTCACCGAAGATGCGGCGCGCGACCCTCCCGTGAGCCAGTATGGTGCGGACAAGGCGGACGCGGAGGACCGATTCATGGCAGTGGACGACGAGCTGTTCGCTACTACCGTGATCCGGCCGTGGAGCACCTACGGCGAAGGGGGCACGCTGCTCCACTCGCTCGGGACCGACACCCGCTACATCGAGCGGATCCGAGCGGGTGACCCCATCGTCGTCCACGGCGACGGAACCTCGATATGGGGGCCGTGCCACCGTGACGACGTCGCACGGGCGTTCGTCGCCACCGTCGGCAACCCCGACGCGTATGGGGAGGCCTACCACGTCACCAGCGAGGAGAACATCACCTGGAACCAGTACCACCGTCGGGTCGCCCGCGCGCTCGATGCACCCGAACCCGACCTCGTCCACGTGCCGACGGACCAGCTCGTCGCGGCCGTCCCCGACAGGACCGGGATGCTCGAGGACCACTTCCGGTTCAGCACCGTCTTCGACAACACGAAGGCACGCCGCGATCTCGGATTCACCTACTCCATCCCGTTCGAGACGGGCGTCAAGCGTACCGTCGACCATCTCGAAGTTCACGATGCGATCGACGCTGGGGACGACCCGGCGTACGACCGGCTCGTCGAGGCGTGGCGCGAATCGACCGATGCGTTCGTCGAGACGGTTCGTTCGGAATCGACGTAA